CAGTCAATCGATTCGCGTCCGGTCTCCGCCAGCGCCGTGGACGTATTGCCGATGTCATCGCCTTTACATCCATACAGATATGTGATTGTTCTGGGTTGCAGTGAATCTCAATTGCCTGCGATTCCGCATGAGACCGGTCTGCTCGATGACGGCGAGCGGCTGGATTTGTCACAGTTCCTGACTTCCCAAGGCAAGACTTTGGAAGCGTGGAATGTACTTTCCGGTACGGTGGAACGTAGGTCCGGGCAAGAACCGCTATGGTTTAACGGTGTTGTTGCCAGCGCAACGCAGCAGTTGTCTATGACCTATCCAAAGAGTCTGCGTAACGCTGCACAAGCATGCTCGCCATATATCAGCCAATGGGAGACGGGTACATCGGATACGAGCGAAATCATCGGAGCGAGCAAACGCGCTGTGCCGACCGTTGAAACAGAGTATCGTCCCCTTGACCGCGAACTGGCATATCGGTTGTTCACTAGGCCGGATTATGTGCATCGCGTTTATCGCACTCATGGTGCAGATCCTTCGATCTCGACTCGTGTGTTCAATGCATCGGTTTCGGCAATAGAAACGTACTATCGCAATCCGTATGAGTATTTCCTGAAATACGGATTGAAAGTTAACGTGGCAAATGCGTTCGCTTTTGATGCCGCGCTTGAAGGCACGTTCTATCATGCAGTGCTGGAACATGCGGTCAATGCCTGGATCGAGCGACACAAGAACGAACGAGATTTGAACGGCTTACCACCTCAGCCCACTGCACCAGACATGCAAGAGCTTATCGCCGACTATTCCAGACTGGATCGAGGCTGCAATCAGTGGACGGTGCTGAACGAAGACCCGCGTATGGAGGTGCTGCGGTCCAGTAATCGTATGCGTATGATTCATCGTCAGCTGGTCGATACGCTGATGGATTTTGCCGTCGATGCTGCTGCGCAACGTGAGGCATTATCGTCCGCACAGACGATGCTTACGCCTACGTGTGTAGAGCAAGTATTTGGCAACGTTGGAGGAACGACCGGTGCATGGCAGTCGCCATATTCAGGGGAACAATTAATCGGTAGGGCGAGGGACAAGGAAATCCCGGTTGCATTGCGTATCAATGGCAAGGTCGACCGCATTGATACGGTAATTCGCGATACCAATATTTCGCGAGAGAGCGCCGGCATTGTTGTGCTGGACTATAAGTCTTCTGCCCGTACGTTGTTCGGCAAACCGTCTCGCAATGATGGCGGCCGCGCTTCAAATGTGTACTACGGCCATGAACTTCAGCTGTTTACGTATGCTTCTGCCGCCCAGCACAACTCCGGAATGCCAGTAGCAGGCATGTTCTTTCTCCCGATTAAACCCAGCGCAACCATTCGAGAACGCATCGCGCTGAATAACCAATACAACATGTTGCCGAGCGCAGACGATGGATCAACGAGTCTGTTCGATGAGCCAAGTGACGATTCAAGTGCTCAGAACATGCGCATCAGAAACGTATGGCGAGGCTTTGATATGCCGAACAGTGGCGTGCTTATAGGAGAATCCGACGAAACCGGCATCGGTATCGAACAACTGAGTGCGGAAGAATTTCGTGGCATAGCGGATTATGTGCACGGGAAAATAGTGGGTGCCTGCCAGAACATATTGGACGGCAAACTGCCGGTGCGCCCTTATCGTTCTTTGGTTGACGGCCGTGATGGTCTTGCCTACAGCGATGTGGCCGACATCATGGCGTGGGATGTGTTGAATAGCAACATATTCGAGGTGGAGACAGCAGTGACATTGCTGGAGCTCAAAGAAGCGGCTCTTCATATGAATAATACATCTGAAGGAGGCAAGGCATGGTAGAACATGTTGATGCATTACCTAGGTCGGAAGATGCGGATAATCTCTCGGACGATTTTCCGACAAACACCATGCCTTACGTCATCAGCGCATCCGCAGGCACCGGCAAAACCACTCAACTCTTGCAGGATATTCTGCTGGACTTGCTGAACCGTAATGCAGACGAAGCGCATTCATCCATCCGCGAATCGTTAATTATTACTTTCACCGTTGCCGCAGCCGCAGAAATTCGCCGGCGCTTGGAACAGAACCTGCAGTACGCCATTCTGTATGCGCGGCGCAATCATGGATGCCAGCCGGGTTCACTCGTGCTCTTGGATACGGACTATCAATTAGGTGGAGACGACAGCGAACTGGCGCGTACGATTCTGCACGATTGCCACCATGCGCAAACCGTATTCTCCGTTGCCTTGAACGATCTGCCAACCGTGCAAATCAGCACTATTGATGCGCTCTCCAAAAGAATCGTGGATCGCAATGCCGATACATTGCCGGTGGCTCCAGGATTCCAGATTCTTGCTGATGATGCCATGAAGAACCGGCTGAGAGGCCAAACACTCGACGCGTTATTCGAATCGTGGTATGACGAGCGCAACTCAATGCACGCGCGGTTCATGGATGTGTTGGACAACATGCAAGGGCCCCGGCATGATGGTGACTTGCGCGCCACCATGATGAGCCTGTATGACAAGGCACTCACCAAGCCCAACCGCATCGGTTGGCTTAGCCGGCTCGCCGAACCATACCGGTTCAACATTGCGTCGCTGAATCAGGTCGTTGGTGGTGAATACGGCAATGAATATTTGGACCGTTATTTTCGAGGCTGGATTGATATGGCAGAACATCCTCTTGCCGAATTGCGATCGTGTCTTGATGAGGCGCTCGCCAGCTGCCACGATGCGCACACCGCGCAGCAAGATACGGTAGTCAAATCATTGCGGATGATATGCGATTTGCCTCAGTACTTGCGTAGCGAATCATGGAATGCAGTTCGTGCTCGTGTTATCGATGCCAATCCATTGGACGTACTGCCCAAGCGCATTACTGTCGGCAAAACTGCCATTCTTAAGAGTACGGCAATCGCCGTACCCAAAGACAGTGAACTGGGCCGTCGATTGGCGGAAACGGTGCGGGGCATTAAAGGGATCGTTTCTGATTTGCAATCGAAACTGGCCTTTACCGCTGAACAAGTGGACTCGCTTGATGAGGTCGCTGCGCGAAGACTCGAAGGATTGATTGCGCTCATCACCACGTTCGACCAGCAGTATGCGCTTGTGAAACAGCAGGAGTCCGTAGCGGAGTTCAGTGATGTGGCTTTCTGGGCATTGGATGCCATGCAGCAGCCTGACGTGGCCAAGCGTATCGGTGCTCAGTGGCGATATATTTATGTGGATGAATGCCAGGATAATAACGCCCTGCAGAATCGATTCATTCGCGAAATCAGCCGAAATGCAGCCAAACTTACCATGGTCGGTGATGTGAAGCAAAGCATTTATGGGTTCCGTGATGCCTCGCCGGAGGAGTTCGGCGATATCTGCAATAGTGTTACGGATGCGAGCCATCGCCGGGAATTGTGGGTGAACTATCGATCGGTGCCGGAAATCATCACTTTTGTGAATACGGTATTTGCCCGACTGATGACGCCGAATATGGGTGCGACCGATTACCTGAAGGAACAGTTGCAAATCGGCTCGGCAAAGCAAGCTGGTAAACCATTCGATGCAGAAGCCATTGAATTGTTGGTGAGTAACGCGGCACCTGACTTGAGTGCTGATGTTGTGGCTGATGAAAACGGCACTGACACTGCACCGACAGTTCGCGCCGGCAAGGACGAATTACAGGTGGACATGATAGTGCGCCGTGTCCAGGAGCTCTGCGAGGGGCCTCGCGCGCAGTATTCATATGGGGATATCGCGGTGCTGGCTCGTGGCGCTACTCATTTTGCCGACCTGGCTGACCGACTATATCGTGTCGGCATTCCAGTCGAAGTACAGGGCGTTGGAGACCTGTATCGTCAGCCGGAGATACAGATCGCCTTGGATTGGTTGCGTATTATCGCCAATCGTCATCAGGATGTGCCGTTGGTTGCGGTGCTACGGACTATGGGGTTCACGGATGATGATTTGGCGCGGATTCGTCTGCATAACAGAGGCTGGCTATTTGACGTTATGCGGCGGATTGCTGAGAGTGGGGGAGAAGCTGATGAATCGGCTGTTCTTTCTTCTGATGTGTTGCTTGCAAAGATATCGGCATTCCTGCGAATCTATGATGCCGCATGCGATTATGCGCGAGTTCACTCTCTGTCTGATTCGTTGTGGCATCTCTATGCCGTTTCTGGCTTGTTCGATTTCGCAGGCAATATGCCTGAAGGTGAGCGACGGCAGGCGAACCTGCGCTTGCTTGTAGAAAAGGCTGATGCATTTGCTGTAGCTCAGGAGCGTGGATTGCAACCATTCCTTGATGCCGTAACAATGTGGTCCGCGAGTGGCTCCGGTGAAGAAGCTTCAACAGTGCCTACCAAAAACGCCGTGCATATCATGACGATTCATAAATCCAAGGGATTGCAATGGCCCGTCGTGATACTCATGGGTGCCAGCAATAATCTGCTGACCGGATCGAGAACCGCTGTCGTTCGCACGATTGCTCATCAGACAAGGAATGAGGATGGGGCTGTTGCCGAATATGGCGAAGGTGCCTTATCGTTGGTTGACCAACGTAACCATGTTCGAGTGGATACTTTCCAGCGCGCAGTGATTGATTCGCGGGCCAAGGAGTTGGAGGCGGCAGAGGAACTTCGTTTGCTCTATGTGGCGATGACTCGTGCCGAACGCAAGTTGATTATCGCGGGATCGTACCGTCCAGGAAAGAACGATGATGGCAATCTGAATTTGCGTACGATGGCTCAAGGCATCGCGCTAAGCGGCGATGGACGCACCATAGATCCACGAACGGTGGTCAAGAATAGTGGTAGCCCCAATTATCTCTATTGGATTCTAGGATCATTGCTGGCGTCTGGAGATGCGGATGATGATTCGTCTGCGATTCTTCGCCCTAATGAGGTCCGTGCGTGGAATCTTGCTGCGGGACTACAGGAAACAGCGCCGGCTATGGCGGCGACGGGCAGGGCCATTACGATTCGATTCTGCAGTGCTGCGCCTGAGCCGACGACCACTATGAATGAGCGAACGGACGGGTATGGCTATATCAATAAACGTATTGATGTGACTGGTTTGCGATTGCCTGATGAGCCTCCGCGCATGCCAGTGGTAGTGAGTTCCTCCAAGGCTCGCAGCTGGATGATTGATGATGCGGAATCTATATCTGATGACACTGATTCGCTGGCTGTATTGCCGTCTGATGACGCGGCTGCGCCAATTGCCATGCTGGAAGACAATCTAGATGATTGGAAGCAAAGGCGGGAAGCGCATAGTGGGTTCTTTATTCCTGACTTTATGAAGAAGGTATCCGACGTTGAGCCATCTGCTTCGGAGGTGGGTACTGCGGTCCACAATGTACTGGAACTCTTTGATTGGGGTACTGAGCCGTTCCGTGAGCAGTGCGAAGCCGAGCTGAGAAACATTGTTGACCGTCTGGAAGCGAATCATGTCATCACGCCGCAAGTGGCTCATATTGTGCTGACTCGCGAGCTGGAAGGCTTGCTCTGGTTTGTCACTGGAGAAAATTGCCCGCTATCGGCGCAAATACGAGCTCATCGGGATACTCTGTTCCGGGAAGAGCCATTCTCGATGTTGATTGAACGTAACCGGCTTAATGCCAAGGTGAACGGTAGCGGCATGGCTGGTGGCGTGCCCAACACGAAGAATGACAGCGGCAACGTTGCTGAGCAATGTGACGACACAATCGTGGTCCGAGGTATCATAGACGGCTATTTCCTTGATCCAACCGCCAAGACCATCACCCTCTTCGACTACAAAACCGACAAAATGCGCCCGGGTGAAACAGTCAAAGACTGGTCTCAGCGTCTCCGCACCGAATACGCTCAACAACAAGCTCTCTACGCCGAGGCCCTAGAACATCGCTATTCTGGATATGCTGTAGTACGGCGATGGCTTGTAGGGCTCATTGGACACAGGATTATTCACATTTCGTGATCAATGCCGGGGCCTCGGTAACTGACTCGTTTTCAGCTAAACGTTAGTAGCTTGTTCATCTTCAATATTCCGGTAGATATCTACTGTTGATTGCTTGTCGTGCATATTGTGAGGAGTATTGATAGCTCTCGATAAGGAGTCAAAATGGACAAGCAAGAGTTGCAGATGGCGAAAAAGTTAAACGCTGGTTTTCGGGTATTGGATGATATATCTGATATGAATTCTTCGTACATACATGTTGATTGGTCCGATATCAAAGCGGCGATGGGCGGCAACGATCTGGCTTGGTCCGGCGCTGGCCAAGCAGAAGGTACGGATGGAATAGTTGAGGCCGCGAAGCGCGCAATGGCATCATTCTCAAATGATTCGTTGAAGATGATGAACGCCGTCTGCATCTCTTTCGCTTGTTCGGCTCATGAAAAACTCCAGAAAGTAACGCGTGCTGTGGATGAGATACGTGCCTGCGTTCAACCTGATGCCATGATTGTTTGGGGCATGATGTTCGATGGCCAAATTGATTCGGGCGGAGAGGTCACAGTAATCGGATTCGGTCGATGCTCGGACAGTGTTTGATTCTGCAGCTGCTGATTGCCTAATGAAGGAGTTGATTAGCCGTGTCCGTGACCATGAACGTAATCCGGGATGAAGGTAAAAGAATTCCCATTGAGCTTGCGCGAACGCTTTATGGCGAAATCGGTGTTGCAATAGAGAAGTATTTTGAGCACCTGACATATATGGAGCATTTTGGTGTGGCCCTATGTCAGTTTAATCTTCGTCCTTCTGACAGCGCGAATGAATATGTTGCTGATTGCTGCGTGTTGCAGGCCGATGTGAACGGAAAGGCGACTGCTGATTTTCAATCTGCTTATGACCGTGCGGCCATCGCCATTTTGATGTCTTTGTGCTATGCGTTTCAAAGCTATCTAAATGAGAGTAATGGTCTTGATCTGCAGGATGAGAATGGGAGAGGGGTTGGCTGCTGTCCTCTTGAAGTTGGAGGTGACGTTGGTGCTAGGTCATTGCCTCCTGGCACTTTCGCTCGCTTTCAATCTTGGTCTGACCGCTTGTGTTATGTATTTCCTAAATATGGGATATCGACAATACAATTTAGTTGTGGAAGCACTCATTGCCGCATTGGATTAGATGAATTAAAGATGCTCGCTCAGTTGAGTAGTGCACGAAGAAATATAGATGATTGTATGCTTCGTTTCTCTGAGTATAAGATAACTGGCGCGCGTTGGGTGAATCATATATTCACGGAGAAGACGGATTGCGATATTCATATACGAGTGCTCAGTGATTTGACGAAGGATGTGTCTGAGTTCTGTATCAATGAGATTATTGACGGTCTAAACCTTTTGATGAAAGCCAATCGGAGCTGGCCCAAAGTGGATACCGAAAGACATGAGCTTCGGATTATACATTGTGAAGGTGGTGAAAGATCTGGGTTCGCTAGCGCGGCTCTGGAATGCGATAAAGGGTCCAAGAAACGCCTTTATGATATGTTGGAGCTAATCCGATGTATCCTGCATGATCCGCCATACGCATATGTTTGGCATATAGCGGATGCCTCCAAAGAAACGGGCATAAAGAAGGCGGAAATAGTCAGAGCTTCACAGTGCATACCTCTGTATTCGGATAAAAGATATATGACTGTGTGGAATATGGCGTCGCCGAGCAACCTGATAGAGATGCTTAGCCGGTGGGGCGGTTTGTTACAGAGATTGTTCGATCATTATGGTTTAGAACGAATTAACTTTGATTGTATGATACAGGATCGCAGAATTTGTAGTTTGTTGACCCTGGACAGAGAGGCCCTTACGATCCTGAGGTCTTTACAATTCCAGACTGTTTCTCCTATTAGCCGCGTTCAATGGCGCACGATGATCAGAAATAGCATCACCGCCGCATAATTTCCTCTCGCAAGATTGGATTTTCTCAGTAGTTAGTTGTACTTGATGGTTCATGATAGTTCAGAATGTTGCTGACATATAATGGACCGATACGTTGTTGGCGAGTGGCTGGCCCGGATTCAATTTGTAAGTGCAATGCTCGTCTTTGGGTGGCTTGTCCTCGACATTAGCTTGCCGAGCTCGCGGTACCAAGCCTCGTTGGGTGTTTCCCAGTCCGGGACCTTCATGGGGGGTGTCGTTGATCTCCTGGACGATGGCCTGCAGGTCGGCGTCCGTCAGGCCGTCGAGACTGGTCCTCTTGGGCAGGTAGCGGCGGATCCGTGTATGTGTTCAATAGGGAGTTGAGGTTTAGGTGTTGCGCTTCTATTTAGAACTCAGGAAAACAGCAGAAGCCTCAAAATCTTGTTTAGAGGGAGAAAACAGAATGGCGAAACCATCACGTTCTTCACCCCTCAGTCGAAGATGCATCCGCAAGGTTTTTATTGGGTTGATATTACAGAAGAACAAGCCCATGTTCTGAGCGAAACCGATAAAGCCCTTGTTGTGCTCCGCTTGAAGAGTAGGAACATCCTCATGGTAAAGTGGGAGGTTCTGAAATCATATCTAACTCAGGAATGTAAAAGATACAACGCCAATGAGTACAACCATTGGAAATTGAACATCTATACCGACCACATTAAGATCAGCGGCAACAACAGAGAAATACCCGCCAAGGTTTGGCATTTCAACGCTGAAGTGTAAAGAAAAGCCATAGCTGTCACTCTCTCGCCTGGAGTTGTCGCTATGGCTTCTTTGCTTACTCAATGTTGCAAGCTTTTTTCAAATGGCCAAGCATTTCTTCTTCATGCGCCTTGTACGCCCTTTCCTTCCAGTAAAGGCTGGCTGGTTTGTCGCCGTTTTTTTCTGTCAGTTCACTCATAATGCGAAGTTTAATACTCCCCTTGACTATCATATCCTTAAATGTACTTTTCTTTGCTTCCGGAGACATATTAGAAAATTTGGAGTTCACATTTCTCTGAATGATACAGAGATTTCCAAACTGGTCAACACCATCCTTCCATTGCTCGAATGTTCCCTCAGATGGATTCTGCGGATACCAATGCTCTACGGAATTTCTAAATTCAAAAACAAAGTCGCTGTATTTCTTCTTCTTTCCGTTCCGGTCGTCATTCCACAGCAAGTAATCCAGGTAGTTAAAGACAATATGCGGAGTATTGACACCCATCGCATACACGCCGTTCGAACAAACCTGAAAGAAGTTTTCCCTTACTGCATCAATAGCGATGTTTTCGGCAACTTTATCAAACTTTGTAATGGCATCATTTTTGATATTCTTGCAATCAGCTTCCGAAAGCCATATCAAGAGTTTGGTAATCCAGTGCATTACCTTTGGGGAAGTGTAGGAAACACGCAAGGCGGACTGCATCATAATATTGGTCTTGGTTCGCCAATCATTTGTCCATTCGCCGGAACGGGTGAACTCGGAGTTCCCGTAATATGCTTTCTTCTTCGATTGCTGTCCGGAAACATACAGGCTCTTCAAGCTCCATTCGCCATCAGCGCTGTCATTTGCGTACTCTCTCTTTATGATGTACTTATCGAACAGGTATCTGGTTCTGAGCAGGCAAATAATAAACCCTCTGGCAAAATCTTCTTTGCTGTCTGCGATCCTGCCGGTATCCGTTATGCCGCAGGATACAACTCTGTTGAACGCATCAAGGAGCTTCTTATCATCCAAGAGTTCATCCACGATTTTTGAAGTTGCTATTTCATGGGTGACACCGTAAAGACTCACATAGACCTTCAGCGTATGCAGCAGGAAGTATGGAAACTCAATAACACTTTCAAAGCGAACACGCACATCACCATCCACATAGCCTTCATCATCTTCAACCTTGAAGTTCTTTTCGATCAGGTCACAGATTTTATGTCCGGTGGTTTCCTGTGTCGTTCCACTTATAGCCTTTTTGTATTTCTGCCAGCTGTTAGGCGGCATACTGTTCCATTCGGAGCCGAAAATAGCCTCTCTTACCGCATTGTTCTTGCTGATGAAGTGCATCTGCACATAGCCGGTCATATCGCTACAAGCATCCCATATCTTTGCAAACAAGCCCTTCTCAGAATCATCACTCAAATAGCTCATAAGCGTGGCCTTTAGAATGTCGTGTTGCTCTAATTGCTCACCTCTGGTGTTCATTATCTCATAATAGCGGTTCAGATCGGTATTCTCCGGAACCTCAATCCGATAGACGATAATTTTAGCCAGCTTTTCCATAAAGCTTTCCCTGTCGAAATGATCCTTTGTCAATTCGTGAGATAGTATCCTGATGCCCCTTTGGATTCCCGGTTCAATCCGATCCATATCGATCTTGCTGCGGTTTTCGAGCAGTAGTTCTTCAATGTTTCTTAGGGTATAGTTCGATTTTTCTCTACACGCAAATGTGAGTGTGGGCTTTGTTTTGATTCCAAGGCAGTTCAGCAGCAAATACAGCGAGGTAAGCCGCTGCTGGCCATCCACTACTTCATATCGTCCGAACTGCTTGGAAACGATCAAGGAGCCAATGTAGTAATTGGAGTCCTCCGCAACATCGTTAATATCCTCAATCAGCTGGGTGAGTTGCTTGTCCTCCCACGCATAGGCTCTCTGGTATAGAGGGATTATGTACTCCATATCTGTGTCGAACATATTGCCGTTTTCACCAATAATATGAAGTTCAGTTACTAATTTGCTCATTCCGCACCTCCATATCCATTGATTTCTTTGATCGTGTCATACAACAAGTCTATCCTATTGGATGGGCTGTCCGGTCCTCTCCGTACCTTTATCTGCAATCCGGATATTTCGTGGTGCATCCGGGCAAAGCTGATCTTGGAGAAAATACCGATTGTGTTTGTATATCTGGAATTTTCGTCACCGATAGCGTACTTGTTTACGCTGTCAAACCCCAGGGTCTTCATATCTACACGGAGCATAAACGCCCAGGAAAATAGCTTCTTGACTGCCATTTCATCGAAGTTATGGAACTTGTCGTAATAGCAAAGCAGCGCACAATAAAACAGATTCTTCGTGTATCCGAAACCGGCAGAGCCGAACTTTACTTTGTCCATTTCTTCCGGTGTTTCTACATCCTTGCCGCCGCAGATAACCAGCTTAATCTCCTTGAAACGGGGATTGTTGCAGATCTCCGACTTAATATCCTGGAGCAGATACATATAATGCTCGACCATTTCAAAGAAGTCGTTGCCGGAAATAAATGGCTCGGTAATCTGGAAATACGGCATAGCTCGGCTTGCCCGTCGTGCGTAAGAATAGGTTGAGCTTTCTGCGATACCTTTATAGGTGTCGATTTCCTTGGCTATGAACGGTTTGCTTTTAATGCCTCGGCTCCAATTCAAGATTGGAAACAAATATAGATCAAACAGCTCTTTGATCTTCTCAGTATCCTTTGCTTCCCATTTTGTAACAGCGTGTTCCATTTCATAGGGATACTTTTTCATTTCACGGAGGTGGTACGCTTTCAGAAGGTCATGCGGGTCTAATGCCTTACCTCTTGTATTTTGTGAATCGAAAAGCTGGAACGCTTCGGTTACTTTGTCTACGCAAACAACGACGACCTCTAAAATATGCTCAAAGGCATGGATAAAGTCCCGTTTTACATCTTCGCTCTTTAGGGAGAACCACTCTCTGATAAACGCATAGTTCCTGTGAATGTTGAACTGGCTCACCTTGTTGGTGAAATCTATCTGGAGAATCGAACACTCAAATCCCGGTTCAAGGCATTGCTTTAGAAGCACCAGAGAAATGATTCTCTGCTGCCCATCCACCACATCGTAGGTGTCATTCTTTGTTCTGTGCAGGATGATCGTTCCGATACGGTATTTGAACTCAGTTCTGTATCTGTCCGCATCACTAATTGCATTGGTGATGTCTAGGAATAAATCGTCGATGTTTTGAATATCCCACTTGTACGGCCTTTGATAGTCCGGAATATTCAGATTCATGCTCAACAGTTCATTTACGCTCTTAATTTCAGCCATGCCTTTATCTCACCTCGGTTCCGCTGCCATTATCAAGTTCTTTCAGTCGCTCCAGCCATTTCCGGATACTGCCATCTTTGAAAAATCCAAGCAAAGCACCATCACAGAATCGTTCTGCCCGGACAGCTCCGGTGATCAATGCCATGATGCACTGTGCATCCAGATTCGATACATCTGCGGTGCTCATAGACTTGCTTCCCCATTTAAGGCCATTCTGATTCAGAATGTCACCGTAACGGTTCAGCTCCATGTCCTTGTTATGGTCGATAAAATCATATATATCATCGATAAAATGATGCACCATATCAGAGTAGCTTACATATGGCATCTGAATTGGATGTTCGAGCGTTCCATCGTTTTCACGGTCAATAACCCAAGAGCCAAAACTATCTCCGTCAAGGATACATATATACTTGACCAGACTATCATATTTACTCATTACTTTTGAGGCTTCTGCTGTTTTCGTGGGTTAGATTGCGGGTTGTGGGAGTCGGACGTCGAGTCCGCCGCAACGGAGCATGACGAGTGCTATGAGGTTGGTGACGTGGTGGAAGCCGTAGGCCATGCGGATGGTGACCTTGATGCGGTTGTCGGACGCCTCGAGCCTGGCGTTGGAGTAGCCGAGTTGGATGGTCCTGAGGATGTCCGGGCGCCGTCTCCTGATCCTCCTCGCGAGTTCGACTATCTCGGGGATACGGTTGTGGGACGCCCAGAACACCCAATGGTTCAATTCCGTCTTGGCTTGGTCGCTCATCAGCCACGCGCACTCGGACTCGAAGTCGCGCGTGAACCGGCTGCCCGGTTCCGCCCACGGCACGGACGCGACCACGACCCCGCACCCGGGACAGTCCACGCGCGGCATCATGGCGACCAGTTCGACCCGCCAGCAGCCGAAATCCCGATGACGCCAACGACGCACGCCGCCACCTTGGTCGTAACCATGACGACGTCTGCCACAGCGGTGAGCATCGGAGCATGCCCCTGCGCGGGCGCACACGAACCTCGAGCACGGGCTCGGGGCGCAGGGGCGAATCGACGATCCGCACGGTCTCGACCACCACGCCTTTGACGTTGAGGAGCTGGTTGAATATGCTGTTCATCAGGCGCTTTGCGGTTGTTTGTTTATCTTGGTCGAAAACATCCTACCCGGAAAGCGCTCTTCACTTACTCCCTCAACGGCTCAACGACGAACCACCACCCACAAAAACAGCAATAGCGCCTTATAGTACGTATCGATAAATATTTCCCGCCCAGACCACACGGTATGGTGGAGCGCATGGCTGATTACGGGAACAACTTTGTGCAACTGCATAACCACACGCACTATTCGCTGCTCGATGGTGCGTCGAAGATCCCTGATTTGGCCAAGCGTGCGGCCGAACTTGGCATGCCTGCGGTCGGCATCACCGACCATGGCAACATGCATGGCGCCTACGAGATGTACACCAACTGCGTGGCCAATGGCGTCAAGCCCATCATCGGCATCGAAGCTTATGTGACCCCGGAAACCGCACGTCAAGACAAATCCCGCGTGCATTGGGGCACTGAAGCCCAGCGCCGTGACGACGTCTCCGGTGGTGGTCTTATCACCCACTTGACCATGTGGGCTGAAAACGACGAAGGCCTGGTCAACCTCATCAAAGCTTCGTCCGTGGCCAACCTCGAAGGTCGCGTCATGCGTTATCCGCGTATGGATAAGGAGGTGCTCGCCACCTATTCCAAAGGCGTGATCGCATCCTCCGGCTGCCCCTCGGGCATCATCCAGACCCGTCTGCGTCTCGGTCAGTTCGATGAGGCCCTGCGCGCCGCTGGCGAATTCCAGGACATCTTCGGCAAAGACAACTTCTTCATCGAACTCATGGATCACGGTCTGCCCATCGAAACTCAGGTGACCGGTGACCTGCTGACCA
The window above is part of the Bifidobacterium longum subsp. infantis ATCC 15697 = JCM 1222 = DSM 20088 genome. Proteins encoded here:
- a CDS encoding UvrD-helicase domain-containing protein; translated protein: MVEHVDALPRSEDADNLSDDFPTNTMPYVISASAGTGKTTQLLQDILLDLLNRNADEAHSSIRESLIITFTVAAAAEIRRRLEQNLQYAILYARRNHGCQPGSLVLLDTDYQLGGDDSELARTILHDCHHAQTVFSVALNDLPTVQISTIDALSKRIVDRNADTLPVAPGFQILADDAMKNRLRGQTLDALFESWYDERNSMHARFMDVLDNMQGPRHDGDLRATMMSLYDKALTKPNRIGWLSRLAEPYRFNIASLNQVVGGEYGNEYLDRYFRGWIDMAEHPLAELRSCLDEALASCHDAHTAQQDTVVKSLRMICDLPQYLRSESWNAVRARVIDANPLDVLPKRITVGKTAILKSTAIAVPKDSELGRRLAETVRGIKGIVSDLQSKLAFTAEQVDSLDEVAARRLEGLIALITTFDQQYALVKQQESVAEFSDVAFWALDAMQQPDVAKRIGAQWRYIYVDECQDNNALQNRFIREISRNAAKLTMVGDVKQSIYGFRDASPEEFGDICNSVTDASHRRELWVNYRSVPEIITFVNTVFARLMTPNMGATDYLKEQLQIGSAKQAGKPFDAEAIELLVSNAAPDLSADVVADENGTDTAPTVRAGKDELQVDMIVRRVQELCEGPRAQYSYGDIAVLARGATHFADLADRLYRVGIPVEVQGVGDLYRQPEIQIALDWLRIIANRHQDVPLVAVLRTMGFTDDDLARIRLHNRGWLFDVMRRIAESGGEADESAVLSSDVLLAKISAFLRIYDAACDYARVHSLSDSLWHLYAVSGLFDFAGNMPEGERRQANLRLLVEKADAFAVAQERGLQPFLDAVTMWSASGSGEEASTVPTKNAVHIMTIHKSKGLQWPVVILMGASNNLLTGSRTAVVRTIAHQTRNEDGAVAEYGEGALSLVDQRNHVRVDTFQRAVIDSRAKELEAAEELRLLYVAMTRAERKLIIAGSYRPGKNDDGNLNLRTMAQGIALSGDGRTIDPRTVVKNSGSPNYLYWILGSLLASGDADDDSSAILRPNEVRAWNLAAGLQETAPAMAATGRAITIRFCSAAPEPTTTMNERTDGYGYINKRIDVTGLRLPDEPPRMPVVVSSSKARSWMIDDAESISDDTDSLAVLPSDDAAAPIAMLEDNLDDWKQRREAHSGFFIPDFMKKVSDVEPSASEVGTAVHNVLELFDWGTEPFREQCEAELRNIVDRLEANHVITPQVAHIVLTRELEGLLWFVTGENCPLSAQIRAHRDTLFREEPFSMLIERNRLNAKVNGSGMAGGVPNTKNDSGNVAEQCDDTIVVRGIIDGYFLDPTAKTITLFDYKTDKMRPGETVKDWSQRLRTEYAQQQALYAEALEHRYSGYAVVRRWLVGLIGHRIIHIS
- a CDS encoding DUF262 domain-containing protein is translated as MSKLVTELHIIGENGNMFDTDMEYIIPLYQRAYAWEDKQLTQLIEDINDVAEDSNYYIGSLIVSKQFGRYEVVDGQQRLTSLYLLLNCLGIKTKPTLTFACREKSNYTLRNIEELLLENRSKIDMDRIEPGIQRGIRILSHELTKDHFDRESFMEKLAKIIVYRIEVPENTDLNRYYEIMNTRGEQLEQHDILKATLMSYLSDDSEKGLFAKIWDACSDMTGYVQMHFISKNNAVREAIFGSEWNSMPPNSWQKYKKAISGTTQETTGHKICDLIEKNFKVEDDEGYVDGDVRVRFESVIEFPYFLLHTLKVYVSLYGVTHEIATSKIVDELLDDKKLLDAFNRVVSCGITDTGRIADSKEDFARGFIICLLRTRYLFDKYIIKREYANDSADGEWSLKSLYVSGQQSKKKAYYGNSEFTRSGEWTNDWRTKTNIMMQSALRVSYTSPKVMHWITKLLIWLSEADCKNIKNDAITKFDKVAENIAIDAVRENFFQVCSNGVYAMGVNTPHIVFNYLDYLLWNDDRNGKKKKYSDFVFEFRNSVEHWYPQNPSEGTFEQWKDGVDQFGNLCIIQRNVNSKFSNMSPEAKKSTFKDMIVKGSIKLRIMSELTEKNGDKPASLYWKERAYKAHEEEMLGHLKKACNIE